Proteins encoded within one genomic window of Arachis ipaensis cultivar K30076 chromosome B08, Araip1.1, whole genome shotgun sequence:
- the LOC110265350 gene encoding uncharacterized protein LOC110265350 has translation MTGLDLILGLDWLSKNHVLLDCSVKSVYFMPKDTKGPVVLNSYYLNFMMVNCSGTECQGILLLTAGVLGDDQSLEKIPVVCEFSEVFPDNIDEFSPNREGIAVDPSKVEAVMEWRQPTSVTEIRSFLGLAGYYRRFIKGFSQIALPLTRLIRKDAPFVWALECEESFQALK, from the exons ATgaccggtcttgatcttatccTAGGTTTGGACTGGTTATCTAAGAACCATGTTCTGCTCGACTGTTCTGTAaaatcggtgtactttatgccgaaAGATACAAAAGGGCCAGTTGTGTTGAATAGTTATTACTTGAACTTTATGATGGTGAATTGTTCTGGGACCGAGTGTCAGGGTATTTTGTTGTTAACCGCAGGTGTTTTGGGTGATGATCAAAGCTTGGAGAAAATTCCGGTTGTGTGTGAGTTTTCAGAGGTGTTTCCCGACAATATTGATGAATtttcacctaaccgagag GGGATAGCTGTAGATCCTtctaaggtggaagcagtgatggAGTGGAGGCAACCAAcctcagtaactgagataaggagttttctgggcttagctggCTACTACCGGAGGTTCATCAAGGGCTTTTCGCAAATAGCCTTGCCGTTGACAAGGTTAATCCGCAAGGATGCGCCGTTTGTTTGGGCTCTTGAGTGTGAGGAGAGCTTTCAAGCATTGAAGTGA